The sequence CTGCGGCCCCGGATCGACTGCCTCACGAAACTCTAGTTGGGAGACCGTGACCCCCTTGGTGACCCCCCGTTGGCCCCGCAACAGGTCCGAATCCCGTCGGCTAGCTATGAGTGTGCGCCCCCGTCGTCCATCGGGAATGGCCCTGTGGCAATCCCTCCATCCCACCCCTAAATTCAGCCCCACATGATCGGAGGAAGATAAATGTCTGACTGGGCAGTTGTGCTGGGGGCCTCCAGCGGCTTCGGCGGGGCCACCGCCAGAGCGCTGGCTGAGGCGGGGCTGAATATTTTCGGCGTCCACCTGGACCGTAAGGCCACCCTGCCCATGGTGGAAGCCGTTATCGAGGACGTCACCGCCGCCGGCCGCCAGGCGCTCTTTTTCAACATGAATGCCGCCGATGCCGACAAGCGGGCCGAGGCGGTGGCCGAGCTCAAGGCCAAGGCCGGTCCCGATGGCCAGGTGAAGGTGCTGCTGCACTCGCTGGCGTTCGGCACGCTCAAGCCCTCCATGGGGCACGACCCCGCCGACATCCTGGCCCAGCCGCAGATCGAAATGACCCTGGACGTCATGGCCAGCAGCTTGGTCTACTGGACCCAGGCCCTTTACGTCGCTGGCCTGATCCGCAAGGGCAGCCAGATTTTCGCCATGACCTCCTCTGGCGGTCACCGCCAGTTCAAAACCTACGGCGCGGTCTCCGCTGCCAAGGCGGCGCTGGAGTCCTATATCCGCCAGATCGCGGTGGAACTCAGTTCCGAGGGCATCGCCGCCAACTGCATCCAGGCCGGCGTCACCGATACCCCCGCCCTGCGCAAGATCCCCGGCAACGAAGTGATGATCGAGCACGCCTTGACGGTTAATCCCGGCGGGCGCCTTACCGAGACCACCGATGTGGCCGCGGCCATCGCCCTGCTGGGGCTTTCGAACAACACCTGGCTCACCGGCAACGTCATTCGGGTGGACGGCGGCGAAGACATCGGCATGTAGCGATTGGGCGCGGCGGACCCGCGTTCACCGGGGCTGCTGGAGCAGCTCCCAGCGCACCTGCCAGCG is a genomic window of Candidatus Neomarinimicrobiota bacterium containing:
- a CDS encoding SDR family oxidoreductase, with product MSDWAVVLGASSGFGGATARALAEAGLNIFGVHLDRKATLPMVEAVIEDVTAAGRQALFFNMNAADADKRAEAVAELKAKAGPDGQVKVLLHSLAFGTLKPSMGHDPADILAQPQIEMTLDVMASSLVYWTQALYVAGLIRKGSQIFAMTSSGGHRQFKTYGAVSAAKAALESYIRQIAVELSSEGIAANCIQAGVTDTPALRKIPGNEVMIEHALTVNPGGRLTETTDVAAAIALLGLSNNTWLTGNVIRVDGGEDIGM